The following are encoded together in the Pseudomonas sediminis genome:
- a CDS encoding fructose-specific PTS transporter subunit EIIC, with product MNLLIVTACPNGQVTSVLCSRLLQAAAERLGWQTRVEVHDTRAIGSPLSEAEIAAADWVLVVKTGELPLSRFAGKRLLQATPAEALADPQRFLQDAAERAQPHADSTEAVPSGRRRLVAVTACPTGVAHTFMAAEALQQAALRMGLDLQVETRGSVGARNLLDDAVIASADAVLLATDIEVDTSRFAGKKVYRCGTGVALKQPQQTLEKALSEARPLSEAAPAEGNAASGEKSGPYKHLLTGVSYMLPMVVAGGLLIALSFVFGIKAYEQEGTFAAALMQIGGDAAFKLMVPVLAGYIAYSIADRPGLAPGMIGGLLASSLGAGFIGGIVAGFIAGYSAKAIARWVRLPDSLEALKPILIIPLLASLITGLVMIYIVGSPVADVLRSLTQFLDSMGSTNAILLGALLGGMMCVDLGGPINKAAYAFSVGLLASSSYAPMAATMAGGMVPPIAMAIATVLARRKFAQSERQAGKAAGVLGLCFISEGAIPFAAKDPLRVIPASIAGGALTGALSMYFGCKLMAPHGGLFVLLIPNAINHALLYLLAIVAGSLLTGVLYALIKQSEAQPLAIGAQ from the coding sequence ATGAATCTGCTGATCGTCACCGCCTGCCCCAATGGCCAGGTCACCAGCGTGCTGTGTTCGCGCCTGCTGCAGGCCGCTGCCGAGCGCCTGGGCTGGCAAACCCGTGTCGAGGTGCATGACACGCGCGCGATTGGCTCGCCGTTGAGCGAGGCCGAGATCGCCGCTGCCGACTGGGTGCTGGTGGTCAAGACCGGTGAGCTGCCGCTGAGCCGCTTTGCCGGCAAACGCTTGCTGCAGGCCACGCCGGCCGAGGCGCTGGCCGACCCGCAGCGTTTCCTGCAGGACGCCGCCGAGCGCGCCCAGCCCCATGCTGACAGCACCGAGGCGGTGCCCAGCGGCCGTCGCCGCCTGGTCGCGGTCACCGCTTGCCCGACCGGGGTGGCGCACACCTTTATGGCTGCCGAAGCGCTACAGCAGGCGGCGCTGCGTATGGGCCTGGACCTGCAGGTGGAAACCCGTGGTTCAGTCGGTGCGCGCAACCTGCTCGATGATGCCGTCATTGCGTCTGCCGATGCTGTGCTGCTGGCCACCGATATCGAAGTGGATACCAGCCGCTTTGCCGGCAAAAAGGTTTATCGCTGTGGCACCGGGGTGGCGCTAAAGCAGCCGCAGCAGACGCTGGAAAAGGCCTTGAGCGAGGCGCGACCGTTGAGCGAAGCCGCGCCTGCCGAAGGCAATGCTGCCAGCGGCGAGAAATCTGGCCCTTACAAGCACTTGCTCACCGGTGTTTCCTACATGCTGCCGATGGTGGTGGCGGGCGGCCTGCTGATCGCCCTGTCGTTCGTCTTCGGCATCAAGGCGTATGAGCAGGAGGGCACATTCGCCGCCGCGCTGATGCAGATCGGTGGCGACGCCGCATTTAAGCTGATGGTGCCGGTGCTGGCCGGCTATATCGCCTATTCCATTGCCGACCGTCCGGGGTTGGCGCCAGGGATGATCGGTGGGTTGCTCGCCAGCTCGCTGGGCGCCGGTTTTATCGGCGGTATCGTCGCTGGCTTTATCGCCGGCTATTCAGCTAAAGCCATTGCCCGCTGGGTGCGCTTGCCGGACAGCCTGGAGGCGCTCAAGCCGATTCTGATCATCCCGCTGCTGGCCAGCCTGATCACCGGCCTGGTGATGATCTACATCGTCGGCAGTCCTGTGGCTGATGTGTTGCGGTCGCTCACCCAGTTCCTCGATAGCATGGGCAGCACCAATGCCATCCTCCTTGGCGCATTGCTCGGCGGCATGATGTGCGTGGATCTCGGCGGGCCGATCAACAAGGCGGCCTATGCTTTCTCGGTCGGTCTGCTGGCGTCGAGCAGCTATGCGCCGATGGCTGCGACCATGGCCGGCGGCATGGTGCCGCCGATCGCCATGGCTATCGCCACCGTGCTGGCACGGCGAAAGTTCGCCCAGAGCGAGCGCCAGGCGGGCAAGGCGGCAGGGGTGCTGGGGCTGTGCTTCATCTCCGAGGGCGCGATTCCCTTCGCCGCGAAGGACCCGCTAAGGGTGATCCCGGCCAGCATTGCCGGTGGTGCGCTGACCGGCGCACTGTCGATGTACTTCGGCTGCAAGCTGATGGCGCCGCACGGCGGGCTGTTCGTGCTGCTGATTCCCAACGCCATCAACCATGCTCTGTTGTACCTGCTGGCCATCGTCGCCGGCAGCCTGCTCACCGGCGTGCTGTATGCGCTGATCAAGCAGTCCGAGGCGCAGCCGCTGGCGATTGGAGCGCAATAA
- the pfkB gene encoding 1-phosphofructokinase — MARILTLTLNPALDLTLRLDRLQPGAINRCHELRSHAAGKGLNVAQVLADLGHSLSVGGFLGRANAAPFESLMHKRGFHDLFVRVPGETRSNIKLAEADGCITDLNGPGPQVEAEHLQRLEAELEPLLAGYDAVVVAGSLPRGVTPEWFAGLLRRIKASGVPLAVDSSGAALQAALGVAPWLIKPNEEELADVCGSDLSAAVQTLRAQGIEHVLLSRGADGVDWHGPYIALRAVPPRVEVASTVGAGDSLLATSLHGLLEGWPAERTLRLATAVAAQAVTQIGFGIHDREQLARFEAAVQLHSIEE; from the coding sequence ATGGCCCGAATTCTGACCCTGACCTTGAACCCGGCGCTGGACCTGACCCTGCGTCTAGACCGCCTGCAGCCCGGCGCGATCAACCGCTGCCATGAGCTGCGCAGTCACGCCGCCGGCAAGGGCCTGAACGTCGCCCAGGTGCTGGCCGACCTTGGCCACAGCCTGAGCGTCGGCGGCTTTCTCGGCCGCGCCAATGCCGCGCCGTTCGAGAGCCTGATGCACAAGCGCGGGTTTCACGACCTGTTCGTCCGTGTGCCGGGCGAGACGCGCAGCAATATCAAGCTGGCCGAAGCCGACGGCTGTATCACTGACCTCAACGGCCCTGGCCCACAGGTCGAGGCTGAGCATCTGCAACGCCTTGAGGCCGAGCTGGAGCCGCTGCTGGCCGGGTATGACGCCGTGGTAGTGGCCGGCAGCCTGCCGCGTGGTGTGACGCCTGAGTGGTTCGCCGGCCTGCTGCGGCGGATCAAGGCCAGCGGCGTGCCGCTGGCGGTCGATAGCAGTGGCGCGGCCCTGCAAGCGGCCCTGGGCGTCGCCCCCTGGCTGATCAAACCCAACGAAGAAGAACTGGCCGACGTGTGCGGCAGTGACCTGTCTGCCGCCGTGCAGACACTGCGTGCGCAGGGTATCGAGCATGTGCTGCTGTCACGTGGTGCGGACGGCGTCGACTGGCACGGCCCGTACATTGCCCTGCGCGCCGTACCGCCGCGTGTCGAGGTCGCCAGCACGGTCGGTGCCGGTGACTCGCTGCTGGCGACCAGCCTGCACGGCCTGCTCGAAGGCTGGCCGGCCGAGCGTACGTTGCGCCTGGCCACGGCGGTGGCGGCGCAAGCGGTCACCCAGATCGGCTTCGGTATCCATGATCGCGAGCAACTGGCCCGCTTCGAAGCGGCCGTGCAATTGCACTCCATAGAAGAATAA
- the ptsP gene encoding phosphoenolpyruvate--protein phosphotransferase: protein MLELDASQIQMGRAAANKGEALAMLGDALASAGLATAAYLEGLQAREAQGSTFLGQGIAIPHGTPQTRDQVLRTGVSLIQFPAGVDWGNGQQVYLAIAIAAQSDEHLHLLQLLTRALGEGDLSQALREAREPAQILELLQGAPQALALDGQLVALAQPAEDFDELLWQGARLLRQAGCARSGFALGLARGEPLPLGDGLWWLHSETSVERPGLAFVTPAQPLTFRGEALRGLFCLASQGEAHRQALERLCDVLIGGRAAAFSEASDSRQVIEALGGEVPPDWPSLSVPLLNAHGLHARPAKALSELAQGFAGDIRVRLLGDAGAGVSAKSLSRLLALGARRGQMLEFSAEPAIADCALPAIRAALESGLGETVEPLSEALPEVAAQLEPVEAVAPVAGSRLLAVGASPGIAIGPALVRTPPTFDFAEQGQGVEQERGRLDSALAAVSAQIQRLVDGAGVASIREIFSAHLAMLADPALREDVDARLAKGASAEAAWQVEVEAAAKRQEALHDPLLAERAADLRDIGNRVLAHLCGVELPSEPNEPYILVMAEVVPSDVAGLDRQRVAGILTARGGATAHSAIIARALGIPAVVGAGDGVLALAQGTPMLLDGDSGLLRIAPDAAERDQALHDRETAQQRREQAHAARFNDAQTRDGVRVEVAANIGASGETADAVELGAEAVGLLRTELVFMEHAQAPDHAAQEREYRRVLDALAGRPLVVRTLDVGGDKPLPYWPMPAEENPFLGVRGIRLSLQRPEILETQLRALLASADGRPLRIMFPMVGSVEEWRAARDMVQRLREEIEVRDLQVGIMIEVPSAALLAPVLAREVDFFSIGTNDLTQYCLAVDRGHPQLSAQADGLHPAVLRLIEMTVTAAHAQGKWVGVCGELASDRLAVPLLVGLGVDELSVTPRSIALVKARVRELDSRQARTLADRALTLDSASAVRALVAEMH from the coding sequence ATGCTCGAACTCGATGCCAGCCAAATCCAGATGGGCCGGGCGGCGGCGAACAAGGGCGAAGCCCTGGCCATGCTCGGCGATGCGCTGGCCAGTGCCGGCCTGGCCACTGCGGCTTACCTCGAAGGCCTGCAGGCGCGCGAAGCCCAGGGTTCGACCTTTCTCGGCCAGGGCATCGCCATCCCCCATGGCACGCCGCAGACCCGCGATCAGGTGCTGCGCACCGGCGTCAGCCTGATCCAGTTCCCCGCGGGCGTGGACTGGGGCAACGGCCAGCAGGTGTACCTGGCCATCGCCATTGCCGCCCAATCCGACGAACACCTGCACTTGCTGCAACTGCTGACCCGCGCCCTGGGCGAGGGCGATCTGAGCCAGGCGCTGCGTGAAGCCCGCGAGCCGGCGCAGATACTCGAACTGCTGCAGGGCGCACCGCAGGCGCTGGCACTGGACGGTCAACTGGTGGCGCTGGCGCAGCCCGCCGAAGACTTCGACGAATTGCTCTGGCAGGGCGCGCGCCTGTTGCGCCAGGCTGGCTGCGCACGCAGTGGCTTCGCCCTCGGGCTGGCGCGTGGCGAGCCGCTGCCGCTGGGCGATGGCCTGTGGTGGCTGCACAGCGAGACCAGCGTCGAGCGGCCCGGGCTGGCCTTCGTCACCCCGGCACAGCCGCTGACCTTTCGCGGTGAGGCGTTGCGCGGCCTGTTCTGCCTGGCCAGCCAGGGCGAGGCGCATCGTCAGGCGCTGGAGCGTCTGTGCGATGTGCTGATCGGTGGCCGCGCGGCGGCGTTCAGTGAAGCCAGCGACAGCCGTCAGGTGATCGAGGCGTTGGGTGGTGAAGTGCCGCCGGACTGGCCCAGCCTCAGCGTGCCGCTGCTCAATGCCCATGGTCTGCACGCGCGTCCGGCCAAGGCGCTGAGCGAGCTGGCGCAGGGTTTTGCCGGAGATATCCGCGTGCGCTTGCTCGGTGACGCGGGCGCCGGTGTTTCGGCCAAGAGCCTCAGCCGCCTGCTGGCGCTGGGCGCGCGGCGTGGTCAGATGCTCGAATTCAGCGCCGAACCGGCGATTGCCGACTGCGCGCTGCCGGCCATTCGCGCCGCACTGGAAAGTGGTTTGGGCGAAACGGTCGAGCCGCTGAGCGAAGCGCTGCCTGAGGTCGCGGCGCAGCTGGAACCGGTTGAGGCCGTCGCCCCTGTCGCCGGAAGCCGTTTGCTGGCAGTCGGCGCTTCGCCCGGTATCGCCATCGGCCCGGCATTGGTGCGCACGCCGCCGACCTTTGATTTCGCCGAACAGGGCCAGGGCGTGGAGCAGGAACGCGGGCGACTGGATTCAGCTCTGGCGGCTGTCTCTGCGCAGATTCAGCGCCTGGTCGATGGCGCCGGCGTGGCGAGCATTCGGGAAATCTTCAGTGCCCACCTGGCCATGCTCGCTGACCCGGCGCTGCGCGAGGACGTCGACGCCCGCCTGGCCAAGGGCGCGAGCGCCGAAGCGGCCTGGCAGGTCGAGGTCGAGGCCGCGGCCAAGCGTCAGGAGGCGCTGCATGACCCGCTGCTGGCCGAACGAGCGGCTGACCTGCGTGATATCGGCAACCGTGTGCTGGCGCATCTGTGTGGCGTAGAGCTGCCCAGCGAGCCGAACGAGCCGTACATCCTGGTGATGGCTGAAGTCGTGCCGTCGGACGTCGCTGGCCTCGACCGCCAGCGCGTGGCTGGCATCCTGACCGCTCGTGGTGGCGCCACCGCGCACAGCGCGATCATTGCTCGCGCCCTGGGGATTCCCGCTGTGGTCGGTGCCGGCGATGGCGTGCTGGCGCTGGCGCAAGGCACGCCGATGCTGCTCGATGGCGACAGCGGCCTGCTGCGCATCGCCCCTGATGCAGCTGAGCGCGACCAGGCGCTGCATGATCGTGAGACGGCGCAGCAGCGGCGCGAGCAGGCGCATGCCGCGCGCTTCAACGATGCGCAGACGCGCGATGGCGTGCGTGTGGAAGTGGCGGCCAATATCGGTGCCAGCGGCGAAACCGCCGACGCCGTGGAGCTGGGCGCGGAGGCGGTGGGCCTACTGCGCACCGAGCTGGTATTCATGGAGCATGCCCAGGCGCCGGATCACGCCGCGCAGGAGCGCGAGTACCGGCGCGTGCTCGATGCCCTCGCCGGGCGCCCGCTGGTGGTGCGTACGCTGGATGTCGGCGGCGACAAGCCGCTGCCGTACTGGCCGATGCCGGCTGAGGAGAACCCTTTCCTTGGCGTGCGTGGCATTCGCCTGAGCCTGCAGCGTCCGGAGATTCTCGAAACCCAGCTGCGCGCCTTGCTCGCCTCGGCCGATGGCCGACCGCTGCGGATCATGTTCCCCATGGTCGGTTCGGTGGAGGAGTGGCGTGCGGCGCGCGACATGGTGCAGCGCCTGCGCGAAGAGATCGAGGTGCGCGACCTGCAGGTCGGCATCATGATCGAAGTGCCCTCGGCCGCGCTGTTGGCGCCGGTGCTGGCGCGCGAGGTGGACTTTTTCAGCATCGGCACCAATGACCTGACCCAGTACTGCCTGGCCGTCGACCGCGGCCATCCGCAGCTGTCGGCACAGGCCGATGGCCTGCACCCGGCGGTGCTGCGCCTGATCGAGATGACCGTGACCGCAGCCCATGCTCAAGGCAAGTGGGTCGGTGTCTGTGGTGAGCTGGCCAGCGACCGCCTGGCCGTGCCGCTATTGGTCGGTCTGGGCGTGGACGAGCTGAGCGTGACGCCGCGCTCGATTGCCCTGGTCAAGGCCCGTGTGCGCGAGTTGGACAGCCGCCAGGCGCGAACCCTGGCTGACCGCGCCCTGACCCTGGACAGTGCCAGCGCCGTGCGTGCGCTGGTGGCGGAGATGCACTGA
- the cobB gene encoding Sir2 family NAD+-dependent deacetylase: MPHPNIVILTGAGISAESGIRTFRATDGLWEDHRIEEVATPEGFARDPALVQRFYDMRRAQLRDPVIAPNAGHLALAELEAAWQGEFLLVTQNVDNLHERAGSKRLLHMHGELQSMLCSNSQQRFPLLDDMPVTQSCTCCGLVGTLRPDIVWFGEMPYHMERIYDALEQCELFVSIGTSGHVYPAAGFVEQARRAGAHTLEINLEPSQGHSLFAEKRYGPATEQLPRWVTELLAG; encoded by the coding sequence ATGCCCCATCCCAATATCGTCATTCTCACCGGCGCCGGTATCTCCGCCGAGAGCGGCATCCGCACCTTCCGCGCCACTGACGGCCTCTGGGAAGACCACCGCATCGAAGAGGTGGCCACGCCCGAAGGCTTTGCCCGCGATCCGGCACTGGTACAGCGCTTCTATGACATGCGCCGCGCGCAGTTGCGCGATCCGGTCATCGCACCGAATGCCGGGCACCTGGCCCTGGCGGAACTGGAGGCTGCCTGGCAGGGCGAATTTCTGCTGGTCACGCAGAACGTCGACAACCTGCACGAACGCGCCGGCTCCAAACGCTTGCTGCACATGCACGGTGAGTTGCAGTCGATGCTGTGCAGCAATAGCCAGCAGCGTTTTCCGCTGCTGGACGACATGCCGGTCACGCAGTCATGCACCTGCTGCGGCCTGGTCGGCACCTTGCGCCCGGATATCGTCTGGTTCGGCGAGATGCCCTATCACATGGAGCGCATCTACGACGCGCTGGAGCAGTGCGAGCTGTTCGTCAGCATCGGCACCTCTGGCCATGTCTACCCGGCGGCGGGGTTCGTCGAGCAGGCGCGTCGTGCCGGCGCGCACACCTTGGAGATCAACCTGGAGCCCAGCCAGGGCCATTCGCTGTTCGCGGAAAAACGCTACGGCCCGGCCACCGAGCAATTGCCCCGCTGGGTGACAGAGCTGTTGGCGGGTTGA
- a CDS encoding membrane-bound PQQ-dependent dehydrogenase, glucose/quinate/shikimate family, with protein sequence MTGNNKAQLLRIKLTVWATVVLGALLALGGAYLLWLGGSWYYLLAGLGLLLVGVLIHRRQRAALWLYALVLLASLAWTVFEVGFDWWQIAPRIDLWCVLGLWLLLPWINRHIAPGQPWRDGASVMLGIGLLLGASMAGYSLTQDYHRLPGRFDEPRMAAAGASTASRSASEWTAYGGSSRGERYASAEQITTANVGRLKKAWEFHTGDLPGEGDPGEITNQVTPLKVGDNLFICTPHSIAIAVDADTGEERWRFDPAINRQAEYYQHMTCRGLAYHDATAYRGPLIAARDGAAPEPSPAATARCTQRLFLPTNDATLYALDVHDGKPCEDFGEAGMVDLKVGLGDDTLGVYLPTSPPVVTEKLVIVGGSVTDNGSVDSPGGVIRAYDVRTGALVWNFDPGRPDATEPLPAGETYVRSTPNSWTIATADEALGLVYIPMGNQTPDQWGVQRSAEAERFTAALVALDLETGKVRWEFRTVHHDLWDRDLPSQPTLVDIEGADGPVPAIIQPTKRGDLYVLDRRSGEPIVPVSEHAVPQGTVEGDFTAPTQPASKLSYAPDEPLSERDMWGGTPFDQLMCRIQFHRLRYEGDFTPPSEQGSLIYPGNVGVFNWPSVAVDPQRQILFGAPNYLAFVSRLVKREEAQDVRYGSGETGLQPNRGAPYMVSLKPFLSVLGLPCQAPPWGTVTAVDLRSMDKVWQRKNGTSRDSAPLGIPLTVGVPNLGGPLVTAGGLGFLSGTLDYYLRAYDMRTGEELWKDRLPAGGQATPISYVSEKTGNQYVVVMAGGHGSFGTRLGDSLVAWTLEEDE encoded by the coding sequence ATGACAGGCAACAACAAGGCGCAGCTCCTGCGCATCAAGCTTACGGTTTGGGCGACAGTCGTTCTGGGCGCGCTGCTGGCGCTCGGTGGCGCTTATCTGCTGTGGCTGGGCGGTTCCTGGTACTACCTGCTGGCTGGCCTCGGCCTGTTGTTGGTGGGCGTGCTGATTCATCGCCGTCAGCGCGCGGCGCTGTGGCTGTATGCCCTGGTGCTGCTGGCGAGCCTGGCCTGGACGGTCTTCGAGGTGGGTTTCGATTGGTGGCAGATAGCGCCGCGCATCGACCTGTGGTGCGTGCTCGGCCTGTGGCTACTGCTGCCCTGGATCAACCGGCATATCGCGCCTGGGCAGCCCTGGCGTGACGGTGCCAGCGTGATGCTGGGTATCGGCCTGCTGCTGGGAGCGAGCATGGCTGGTTATTCATTGACGCAGGACTACCATCGACTGCCCGGCCGCTTCGACGAGCCGCGCATGGCCGCTGCAGGTGCGTCGACAGCCAGTCGTTCGGCCAGCGAATGGACTGCCTACGGCGGCTCGTCGCGTGGCGAGCGCTATGCCAGTGCCGAGCAGATCACCACGGCCAACGTCGGGCGGCTGAAGAAAGCCTGGGAGTTCCACACGGGGGATCTGCCCGGTGAGGGCGACCCCGGCGAGATTACCAATCAGGTGACGCCGCTCAAGGTCGGTGACAACCTGTTCATCTGCACGCCGCACAGCATCGCCATCGCGGTGGATGCCGACACCGGCGAGGAGCGCTGGCGCTTCGACCCGGCCATCAACCGTCAGGCCGAGTACTACCAGCACATGACCTGTCGTGGTCTGGCTTACCACGATGCGACAGCCTATCGCGGCCCGCTGATTGCCGCCCGAGATGGCGCGGCGCCGGAGCCTTCACCAGCGGCAACGGCGCGCTGCACCCAGCGACTGTTCCTGCCTACTAACGATGCCACGCTGTACGCGCTTGATGTGCATGACGGCAAGCCGTGCGAGGACTTTGGCGAGGCCGGCATGGTCGACCTCAAGGTTGGCCTGGGCGATGACACGCTGGGTGTCTACCTGCCTACCTCGCCGCCGGTGGTCACCGAGAAACTGGTCATCGTCGGCGGCTCGGTGACCGACAACGGCTCGGTGGATTCGCCGGGTGGGGTGATCCGTGCCTACGACGTACGCACCGGTGCGCTGGTGTGGAACTTCGACCCCGGGCGTCCCGATGCCACTGAGCCGCTGCCAGCCGGTGAGACCTACGTGCGCAGCACGCCAAACTCCTGGACCATCGCCACGGCGGACGAGGCACTGGGCCTGGTGTACATCCCCATGGGCAACCAGACGCCGGATCAGTGGGGCGTGCAACGCAGCGCCGAGGCCGAACGTTTCACCGCGGCGCTGGTGGCGCTGGACCTGGAAACCGGCAAGGTGCGTTGGGAATTTCGCACCGTGCATCATGACCTCTGGGATCGCGACCTGCCGTCTCAGCCCACGCTGGTGGATATCGAAGGCGCTGATGGGCCGGTGCCGGCGATCATCCAGCCGACCAAGCGCGGCGATCTCTATGTGCTTGACCGGCGCAGCGGTGAGCCCATCGTGCCGGTCAGCGAGCATGCCGTGCCGCAGGGTACGGTGGAGGGCGACTTCACCGCGCCGACCCAGCCGGCATCAAAACTCAGCTATGCCCCTGACGAGCCGCTGAGCGAACGCGACATGTGGGGCGGTACGCCCTTCGACCAGTTGATGTGCCGCATTCAGTTCCATCGTCTGCGTTACGAGGGCGACTTCACTCCGCCATCGGAGCAGGGATCGTTGATCTACCCGGGCAACGTCGGCGTGTTCAACTGGCCATCGGTGGCGGTCGATCCGCAGCGGCAGATTCTCTTCGGCGCGCCTAATTACCTGGCGTTCGTGTCGCGTCTGGTCAAACGCGAGGAGGCGCAGGATGTTCGTTATGGCAGTGGCGAAACCGGTCTGCAACCCAATCGTGGCGCGCCTTACATGGTCAGCCTGAAGCCGTTTCTTTCGGTCCTCGGCCTGCCTTGCCAGGCGCCGCCATGGGGCACTGTCACGGCGGTCGACCTGCGCAGCATGGACAAGGTCTGGCAGCGCAAGAATGGCACCAGCCGCGACAGTGCCCCCTTGGGCATTCCCCTGACCGTCGGCGTGCCGAACCTCGGCGGGCCATTGGTCACTGCTGGTGGTCTGGGCTTTCTCAGTGGCACGCTGGACTACTACCTGCGCGCCTACGACATGCGCACCGGCGAGGAGTTATGGAAGGACAGGCTGCCGGCCGGCGGCCAGGCCACGCCTATCAGCTACGTGTCGGAGAAGACCGGCAATCAATATGTGGTGGTAATGGCCGGCGGGCACGGCTCGTTCGGTACGCGCCTGGGTGATTCTCTGGTGGCCTGGACGCTGGAGGAGGATGAGTAG
- the cra gene encoding catabolite repressor/activator, giving the protein MKLSDIARLAQVSVTTASYVINGQAERRRISPATVARVLAVVEEHGYRPDQQAASLRRGQSRCLGFILPDLENPSYARLAKLLEQKARAAGYQLLIASSDDDPSSERQLLELFRSRRCEALIVASCLPADDPLYPAIVAAGLPVVAVDRALSPTHIRSVVSDDEQAGRTLTESLLTPRPRHIALLGARAELVISQARERGFRSALKGFDGRISVYQGELFSRACGYRQMQTLLEEVGSPDALLTTAYVLLEGVFDALREQSSEQWPSVRLATFGDTQLLDFLPLRVNAMSQQHERIAERVLAWTLRAVEHNDYQPGIEAIGRSFKARA; this is encoded by the coding sequence GTGAAACTCAGCGACATCGCCCGCCTGGCACAGGTCTCGGTGACCACCGCCAGCTACGTGATCAACGGTCAGGCCGAACGTCGGCGCATCAGCCCTGCGACCGTGGCCAGGGTCTTGGCCGTGGTCGAGGAGCATGGCTATCGCCCGGACCAGCAGGCCGCCAGCCTGCGCCGCGGGCAAAGCCGCTGCCTGGGTTTCATCCTGCCGGACCTGGAAAACCCCAGTTATGCGCGCCTGGCCAAGCTGCTCGAACAGAAGGCGCGCGCCGCCGGCTATCAGTTGCTGATCGCCAGTTCCGACGATGACCCGAGCAGCGAGCGGCAGTTGCTCGAGCTGTTCCGCTCACGCCGCTGCGAGGCGCTGATCGTCGCCAGCTGCCTGCCTGCGGACGATCCGCTGTATCCGGCCATCGTCGCCGCCGGCCTGCCGGTCGTGGCCGTGGACCGCGCGCTGTCGCCCACTCACATTCGCTCGGTGGTCAGCGATGACGAACAAGCCGGGCGCACCCTGACCGAAAGCCTGCTGACGCCTAGACCCCGGCATATCGCCCTGCTCGGCGCGCGCGCAGAACTGGTCATCAGCCAGGCGCGCGAACGCGGCTTCCGTTCGGCATTGAAAGGTTTCGACGGGCGCATCAGCGTCTACCAAGGCGAGTTATTCAGCCGCGCCTGCGGCTACCGACAGATGCAAACGCTGCTGGAGGAAGTCGGCTCGCCGGATGCGCTGCTGACCACCGCCTACGTGCTGCTCGAAGGGGTGTTCGATGCGCTACGTGAACAGAGCAGCGAGCAATGGCCTTCAGTGCGTCTGGCCACCTTCGGCGATACCCAGTTGCTGGATTTTCTGCCGCTGCGAGTCAATGCCATGAGCCAGCAGCACGAACGCATCGCCGAGCGCGTGCTGGCCTGGACACTGCGGGCGGTGGAACACAATGACTATCAGCCCGGCATCGAGGCCATCGGCCGCAGCTTCAAGGCCCGAGCCTGA